In a single window of the Sander lucioperca isolate FBNREF2018 chromosome 19, SLUC_FBN_1.2, whole genome shotgun sequence genome:
- the LOC116066065 gene encoding uncharacterized protein LOC116066065 isoform X2 has translation MDANKVWQWRIMHAKTFLRCPDSFYHSNRIGLDFNVASKTHKKKELQLLTNGVVLEICDFAKTVSKNKMLFITNILENNFDLGLENEQQRVYFSNQIKIKVQDPKRLSLQDKNEVFTLFDISSKPECNSNNGLNMASTERKTESFLVEIDDSEYEDTFKCSQATSKEYMKTENLSEEVNGAHIDDSEREDELKYSGAPSAEKLKEDVLLPLFPYCEEIGLNLDIGSKQSLDVGLLTNGVMLELLQVTKILAGSFSRIISDVLGHNFDLDLKSSQERTRVMNKILYILNKKQQLMIIGKVSPEFNNKTISLQTKRRQSDLKSKQEKRALLKTSERANKKSRRGQSKDLKKNGPYRHTDLCNSHTAKGDNFYSHPLTESDVDYYTGNERDMEQEEMETENNYTCPLGESDLDSDEVTDSGNTGNQIDLQSTKSCSLSSDIPRELNSSCPGICAPTLTTIDISSTLSTVNSNVNPPFVSQPDERELHGDEEQAQTPRKSPKKCNMEQEKMGTENNYTCPLGKSDLDSDTGNEFDMEQEKMETEKNMWKLRANRVKQILSSLEFGPFNGSKRFGLEFNVGFGPKQNFSVDSLPNSVLLEVAKFALAMNSSQQNFIMEILEYNFDISLQSEYQRNLFTCEIMKRIRQLKNSEDAVKFSKDIFELPDSMSSIKMANTSVGSVNPELGYNISRVEKCDVAPRCPAHSHAETKDHIPRNSGEVYPICKEMGLKLHVNKHQPNKKLDVSKLTNGAMTEVTNFVETLCGTCEQICLDILRHNLHLDLQSGDSDLARSIVARIPAIVEQRNLMTSVKTLKKIKGSRKDSSTKVKLDCQSYQHVDACSAGSSQAEFKDQDVGNSPDTKHQDELNLKLWKLRANHIQQILSTPHEEHCPLYSYSRCKKLGIDFNVGSGVKQNLDPKLLTNGIMVELNTFATALRSAQKHFITEILEYNFHLDFKNKLYRNAFAQQTLEKVKVDAHKRIGVPRMKMLFELPDMRYLQKLTCEKTTYCPKCFQDRNQELRQDESDPGHMNQPRPHTITDSVTADTDCTAQKPSKDPSSNFSAIEETIMDSYPCCKKIGLKLCVDKDQPKEKLDAHVLTRGAMIDVASFAKRLCATKSGIIHAVLEHNFNLGMQRRDVDIAQQFFRATALKDGGLAWFNEVFVIQSFSHRQTGRGSTGKLKQAAALRRSEWKEKIKKRKLALQTKMKRATLSSHNINDVKSNSNRQNKGNRFPIYTEMGLDLDVTSKPGEREILDLKLLTRGVCDMEQEEMETENNYTCPLGESDLDSDEVTDSGNTGNQIDLQSTKSCSLSLDISRESNSSCPGICAPTLTTADISSSLSTVNSNVNPPFVSQPDERGLRGGEEQTQTPRKSPNECETEQEKMGTENNYTCPLGESDLDSDTGNEFDMEQEKMETEKNMWKLRANRVKQILSSLEFGPFTRSKKVGLEFNVGFGPKQNFSVDCFPNSVLLEVAKFALAMNSSQQNFIMEILEYNFDITLQSEYQRNLFTCEIMNRIRQLKNSEDAVKFSKDIFEFPGRMQLINMENRRIKECDVAPRCPAHLHTETKDHIPTNSGEVYPICKEMGLKLHVNKHQPNKKLDVSKLTNGAMTEVTNFAETLCGTFDQICLDILRHNLDLDLQSGDSDLARSIVARIPAIVEQRNLLISIKTLKKFKGPRKDSSTKVKLDCQSYQHVDACSAGSSQAEFKDQDVGNSPDTKPQNELNLKLWKVRANHIQQILSTPHEEHCPLYSYSRCKKLGIDFNVGSGVKQNLDPKLLTNGIMVELNTFATALLSAQKHFITEILEYNFHLEFKNKLYRNAFAQQTLEKVKVVAHKKNSVPRMKMLFELPDMRYLQKPIYVRSTYCPKCFQDRNQELRQDESDPGHMNQPRPHTMTDSVTADANCTAQKPSKDPSNFSAIEETIMDSYPCCKKIGLKLCVDKDQPKEKLDAHVLTRGAMIEVARFARILCASKSRIIHTVLEHNFNLGMQISNVDIAPLFNKATALTDGGLAWFNEAFVIQLCPRRQPGHISKLKQAAALHRSEWKEAIKKRKLALQTKMKRATLPSHNTSVVKRSKTNTQSQIPVNCYPICTEIGLDLDVLSKSGEKEKLDLKLLTMAAVNEIHTFATKKTRHYLPNTLYEILDYNFDLSSQHHRRWKFSIETSSKIQTMVKQHRKNPNRPDEVFKLPFVFASSPRFAENRLTEKRNKYSWEEPYKKKTEGRFVRQVRYHSGVNRIHFLDGVKTNSGALFQDPIYPGTIEQMNGNLGSGGPLHRILQIKEEEYDPHHGNVKPEPDTEEKYCPHSDDVKTDPGTIVQMNGSLVSVGCGSPLQRNLQIKEEEYDPHHGNVKPEPDTEEKYCPRYDDVKTESNAEDVEHLVPGEPTGPLAYTLLTLWPNSESQKTVSENENVSQIKTEWDTEGVKYLVPVEAVGSQEYSMVTIGQGNESTLIIEEQKYVPTDSHHYGVHRK, from the exons ATGGATGCAAACAAAGTATGGCAGTGGCGCATTATGCATGCAAAGACATTTTTGAGATGTCCAGACTCATTCTATCACAGCAATAGAATAGGATTAGATTTTAATGTAGCATCCaagacacataaaaaaaaagaattacaatTATTGACAAATGGAGTCGTGCTTGAGATCTGTGACTTTGCTAAAACAGTAAGCAAGAATAAAATGctttttatcacaaacattctgGAGAACAATTTCGATCTTGGATTGGAAAATGAGCAACAGCGTGTTTATTTTTCCAATCAAATTAAAATCAAAGTCCAAGACCCGAAGAGGTTATCTCTGCAAGATAAAAATGAAGTTTTTACTCTCTTTGACATATCATCTAAGCCAGAATGCAACAGCAACAATGGACTGAATATGGCATCTACAGAGCGTAAGACAGAAAGTTTCCTGGTGGAAATTGATGATAGTGAATATGAAGATACATTCAAGTGTTCACAAGCAACATCCAAAGAATACATGAAGACAGAAAATCTCTCAGAAGAGGTAAATGGAGCACATATTGATGACAGTGAACGTGAGGATGAATTAAAGTATTCAGGAGCACCGTCGGCAGAAAAACTGAAAGAGGATGTTCTTCTCCCTTTGTTCCCTTATTGTGAAGAAATTGGTCTGAACCTTGACATTGGGTCAAAACAAAGTCTAGATGTAGGTTTGTTGACAAATGGTGTGATGTTAGAACTTCTACAGGTCACTAAAATACTGGCTGGATCCTTCAGTCGTATTATTTCGGATGTGTTGGGGCACAACTTTGACCTTGATCTCAAAAGTTCACAGGAGAGAACTCGAGTTATGAACAAGATATTGTACATTCTGAACAAAAAACAGCAACTTATGATCATCGGCAAAGTAAGCCCAGAATTTAACAATAAGACAATTTCATTACA GACAAAAAGAAGGCAGTCTGATTTAAAAAGTAAACAGGAAAAAAGGGCtctgttgaaaacaagtgaaagggCGAATAAAAAGAGCAGAAGAGGGCAGTCTAAAGACTTAAAGAAAAACGGACCTTATCGACACACTGATTTGTGCAACAGTCATACAGCAAAGGGAGATAATTTTTACAGTCATCCTCTAACAGAGTCTGATGTAGACTACTACACTGGCAATGAACGTGACATGGAACAAGAGGAAATGGAAACCGAAAACAACTACACTTGTCCTCTAGGAGAGTCTGATCTAGACTCAGACGAAGTCACAGATTCAGGAAACACTGGCAATCAGATTGACTTGCAAAGCACAAAAAGTTGTTCTCTGAGCTCGGACATTCCTAGAGAATTAAATTCAAGTTGTCCGGGTATTTGTGCACCTACCCTCACCACCATTGATATTTCATCCACTTTATCAACTGTAAACTCAAATGTGAACCCACCATTTGTAAGTCAACCTGATGAAAGAGAGCTTCATGGAGATGAAGAGCAAGCACAGACTCCAAGAAAGTCaccaaaaaaatgtaacatggAACAAGAAAAAATGGGAACAGAAAACAATTACACTTGCCCTTTAGGAAAGTCTGATCTAGATTCCGATACTGGCAATGAATTTGACATGGAACAAGAGAAAATGGAAACCGAGAAAAACATGTGGAAGTTGCGCGCTAACCGTGTAAAACAAATCCTCTCTTCATTAGAGTTCGGTCCATTCAATGGGTCCAAGAGATTTGGCCTTGAATTCAATGTTGGATTTGGCCCGAAGCAAAACTTCAGTGTAGACTCTTTGCCAAATTCTGTTCTGCTCGAAGTTGCTAAATTTGCCTTAGCAATGAATTCATCCCAACAAAATTTCATCATGGAGATTCTTGAGTACAACTTTGACATCAGCCTGCAGAGTGAATACCAGAGAAATCTTTTCACATGTGAAATCATGAAAAGAATAAGACAACTGAAAAACTCTGAAGATGCAGTTAAATTCTCAAAAGATATCTTTGAACTACCTGATTCCATGTCATCAATAAAAATGGCAAATACTAGTGTGGGCAGTGTCAATCCTGAACTCGGATACAACATATCAAGAGTGGAGAAGTGTGACGTTGCTCCCAGGTGTCCTGCTCATTCACATGCTGAAACCAAAGATCATATTCCAAGGAACAGTGGGGAGGTGTATCCCATCTGCAAGGAAATGGGTCTGAagttacatgtaaacaaacatcaACCAAACAAAAAACTGGATGTCAGCAAACTGACCAATGGAGCAATGACTGAAGTGACAAACTTTGTAGAAACGTTGTGTGGGACATGTGAGCAAATCTGTCTTGACATCCTCAGACACAACTTGCATCTTGATTTGCAAAGTGGAGATTCTGATCTTGCCAGAAGTATTGTTGCCCGAATTCCTGCTATAGTGGAGCAAAGGAATCTAATGACGAGTGTTAAAAccttaaagaaaataaagggctCAAGAAAAGACTCCTCAACGAAGGTGAAACTGGATTGCCAGAGTTACCAACATGTAGATGCATGTAGTGCTGGTTCTTCCCAGGCTGAATTCAAAGACCAAGATGTAGGGAATTCCCCTGACACTAAACATCAAGATGAGCTCAATTTAAAGCTGTGGAAATTGCGAGCCAATCATATTCAGCAAATCCTCTCAACACCTCATGAAGAACATTGTCCACTTTATTCTTACTCCAGATGCAAGAAATTAGGCATTGATTTTAATGTAGGATCTGGAGTAAAACAAAATCTTGATCCCAAATTACTGACCAATGGCATCATGGTTGAATTAAACACATTTGCCACAGCACTGCGGTCAGCCCAGAAACATTTCATCACTGAGATACTGGAGTATAACTTCCATCTTGATTTCAAAAACAAGCTATATCGCAATGCCTTTGCACAGCAAACTTTAGAAAAAGTTAAAGTTGATGCGCATAAAAGAATCGGCGTTCCTCGAATGAAAATGCTGTTTGAACTCCCTGACATGAGGTACCTACAAAAACTTACTTGTGAGAAAACTACATATTGCCCCAAATGCTTTCAAGACAGAAACCAAGAGCTTCGTCAGGATGAATCTGACCCTGGTCACATGAATCAACCTCGTCCACATACCATAACTGACTCGGTCACTGCAGATACAGACTGCACAGCACAAAAGCCTTCAAAAGATCCGTCCTCCAACTTCTCAGCAATAGAGGAGACGATAATGGACAGTTACCCTTGCTGCAAGAAAATAGGTTTGAAACTGTGTGTGGACAAAGATCAACCAAAAGAAAAGCTTGACGCACATGTATTGACAAGGGGGGCTATGATTGATGTGGCTAGTTTTGCCAAAAGATTGTGTGCAACAAAAAGTGGCATCATTCATGCAGTCCTTGAGCACAACTTCAACTTAGGCATGCAGAGGCGGGACGTTGATATTGCACAGCAGTTCTTCAGAGCGACTGCACTAAAGGATGGCGGGCTGGCCTGGTTTAATGAAGTTTTTGTTATTCAGTCATTTTCTCACAGACAAACTGGACGTGGAAGTACCGGTAAACTGAAACAGGCAGCTGCCTTGCGGAGAAGTGAATGGAaggaaaaaatcaaaaaaagaaagctTGCACTGCAAACAAAGATGAAAAGAGCCACACTGTCAAGTCATAACATCAATGATGTAAAATCTAATTCAAATCGTCAAAATAAAGGAAACCGCTTTCCCATTTACACTGAGATGGGTTTGGATCTAGACGTGACATCAAAACCAGGTGAAAGAGAAATACTGGACTTGAAGCTATTGACCAGAGGGGTGTGTGATATGGAACAAGAGGAAATGGAAACCGAGAACAACTACACTTGTCCTCTAGGAGAGTCTGATCTAGACTCAGACGAAGTCACAGATTCAGGAAACACTGGCAATCAGATTGACTTGCAAAGCACAAAAAGTTGTTCTCTGAGCTTGGACATTTCTAGAGAATCAAATTCAAGTTGTCCGGGTATTTGTGCACCTACCCTCACCACCGCTGACATCTCATCTTCTTTATCAACTGTAAACTCAAATGTGAACCCACCATTTGTAAGTCAACCTGATGAAAGAGGGCTTCGTGGAGGGGAAGAGCAAACGCAGACTCCAAGAAAGTCACCAAACGAATGTGAAACTGAACAAGAAAAAATGGGAACCGAGAACAACTACACTTGCCCTTTAGGAGAGTCTGATCTAGACTCAGATACTGGCAATGAATTTGACATGGAACAAGAGAAAAtggaaacagagaaaaacatgTGGAAGTTGCGCGCTAACCGTGTAAAACAAATCCTCTCTTCATTAGAGTTTGGTCCATTCACCAGATCCAAGAAAGTTGGACTTGAATTCAATGTTGGATTTGGCCCGAAGCAAAACTTCAGTGTAGACTGTTTTCCAAATTCTGTTCTGCTCGAAGTTGCTAAATTTGCCTTAGCAATGAATTCATCCCAACAAAATTTCATCATGGAGATTCTTGAGTACAACTTTGACATCACCCTGCAGAGTGAATACCAGAGAAATCTTTTCACATGTGAAATCATGAATAGAATAAGACAACTGAAAAACTCTGAAGATGCAGTTAAATTCTCAAAAGATATCTTTGAATTCCCTGGTCGCATGCAATTAATAAATATGGAAAATCGGAGAATAAAGGAGTGTGACGTTGCTCCCAGGTGTCCTGCTCATTTACATACTGAAACCAAAGATCATATTCCAACGAACAGTGGGGAGGTGTATCCCATCTGCAAGGAAATGGGTCTGAagttacatgtaaacaaacatcaACCAAACAAAAAACTGGATGTCAGCAAACTGACCAATGGAGCAATGACTGAAGTGACAAACTTTGCAGAAACGTTGTGTGGAACATTTGATCAGATTTGTCTTGACATCCTCAGACACAACTTGGATCTTGATTTGCAAAGTGGAGATTCTGATCTTGCCAGAAGTATTGTTGCCCGAATTCCTGCTATAGTGGAGCAAAGGAATCTATTGATCAGTATTAAAACCTTAAAGAAATTTAAGGGCCCAAGAAAAGACTCCTCAACGAAGGTGAAACTGGATTGCCAGAGTTACCAACATGTAGATGCATGTAGTGCTGGTTCTTCCCAGGCTGAATTCAAAGACCAAGATGTAGGGAATTCCCCTGACACTAAACCTCAAAATGAGCTCAATTTAAAGCTGTGGAAAGTGCGAGCCAATCATATTCAGCAAATCCTCTCAACACCTCATGAAGAACATTGCCCACTTTATTCTTACTCCAGATGCAAGAAATTAGGCATTGATTTTAATGTAGGATCTGGAGTAAAACAAAATCTTGATCCCAAATTACTGACCAATGGCATCATGGTTGAATTAAACACGTTTGCCACAGCACTGCTGTCAGCCCAGAAACATTTCATCACTGAGATACTGGAGTATAACTTCCATCTTGAGTTCAAAAACAAGCTATATCGCAATGCCTTTGCACAGCAAACTTTAGAAAAAGTTAAAGTTGTTGCGCATAAAAAAAACAGCGTTCCTCGAATGAAAATGCTGTTTGAACTCCCTGACATGAGGTACCTACAAAAACCTATTTATGTGAGAAGTACATATTGCCCCAAATGCTTTCAAGACAGAAACCAAGAGCTTCGTCAGGATGAATCTGACCCTGGTCACATGAATCAACCTCGTCCACATACCATGACTGACTCGGTCACTGCAGATGCAAACTGCACAGCACAAAAGCCTTCAAAAGATCCGTCCAACTTCTCAGCAATAGAGGAGACGATAATGGACAGTTACCCTTGCTGCAAGAAAATAGGTTTGAAACTGTGTGTGGACAAAGATCAACCAAAAGAAAAGCTTGATGCACATGTATTGACAAGGGGGGCTATGATTGAAGTGGCCAGATTTGCTAGAATATTGTGTGCTTCAAAAAGTAGGATAATTCATACAGTCCTTGAACACAACTTCAACTTAGGCATGCAGATTTCAAACGTTGATATTGCACCTCTGTTCAACAAAGCGACTGCACTAACTGACGGCGGGCTGGCCTGGTTTAATGAAGCTTTTGTTATTCAGCTGTGTCCTCGCAGACAACCTGGACATATAAGTAAACTGAAACAGGCAGCTGCCTTGCACAGAAGTGAATGGAAGGAAGCTATCAAAAAAAGAAAGCTGGCACTGCAAACAAAGATGAAAAGAGCCACACTGCCAAGTCATAATACAAGTGTCGTAAAAAGATCAAAGACAAATACTCAGAGTCAAATACCGGTTAACTGTTACCCTATTTGCACGGAGATAGGTTTGGATCTAGACGTGTTATCAaaatcaggagagaaagaaaaattgGACTTGAAGCTATTGACCATGGCTGCAGTGAATGAGATACATACATTTGCAACTAAGAAAACAAGACACTATTTGCCAAACACTTTGTACGAAATCCTTGACTATAACTTTGATCTTAGCTCACAACATCACAGGCGCTGGAAATTTTCCATAGAAACTTCATCCAAAATCCAAACCATGGTTAAGCAacatcgtaaaaatccaaacagaCCAGACGAGGTCTTCAAATTACCATTTGTGTTTGCATCTTCACCAAGGTTTGCAGAGAACAGACTAACTGAGAAACGGAACAAGTATTCCTGGGAAGAACCATACAAGAAAAAGACTGAGGGAAGGTTTGTGCGCCAAGTGAGATACCATTCAGGTGTCAATCGCATCCATTTTCTCGATGGTGTCAAAACTAACAGTGGCGCTTTGTTCCAGGATCCAATATATCCTGGGACAATAGAGCAGATGAATGGGAATCTTGGAAGTGGAGGTCCTCTCCACAGAATCCTACAGATTAAAGAGGAGGAGTACGATCCACATCATGGCAATGTGAAACCAGAACCGGACACTGAGGAAAAGTATTGTCCACATTCTGATGATGTCAAAACCGATCCTGGGACGATAGTGCAGATGAATGGCAGTCTAGTGAGTGTTGGTTGTGGCAGCCCTCTCCAGAGAAACCTACAGATTAAAGAGGAGGAGTACGATCCACATCATGGCAATGTGAAACCAGAACCGGACACTGAGGAAAAGTATTGTCCACGTTATGATGATGTCAAAACCGAATCAAACGCTGAGGATGTCGAGCATTTAGTCCCAGGTGAACCTACAGGACCCCTTGCATATACTTTATTAACTTTATGGCCGAACTCTGAAAGTCAGAAAACAGTATCAGAAAACGAGAATGTGAGTCAAATAAAAACCGAATGGGACACTGAGGGTGTGAAGTATTTAGTCCCAGTCGAAGCAGTAGGGTCACAGGAGTACTCCATGGTAACCATAGGTCAGGGCAATGAGAGCACATTGATAATAGAAGAGCAAAAATATGTGCCCACTGACTCGCACCATTATGGAGttcacagaaaatga